From one Lotus japonicus ecotype B-129 chromosome 3, LjGifu_v1.2 genomic stretch:
- the LOC130749352 gene encoding probable chromatin-remodeling complex ATPase chain: MYGIGHHVLERAVSQIGSKGPNALQTYTLPRLDKSRLLDIEDYLMFHGYQYSRIEDNIDGEHRHASMAVFVAINLATADIDILYDSDWLTYKLKIRFIGFARRKKLKFTYSAQSESSLLE, from the exons ATGTATGGAATTGGGCATCATGTATTGGAAAGAGCTGTTAGCCAAATTGGAAGTAAGGGACCAAATGCCCTGCAGACCTACACACTACCGAGACTGGACAAGTCCAG GCTGTTAGATATAGAAGATTATTTAATGTTTCATGGATACCAATATTCCCGCATAGAAGACAATATTGATGGAGAACATCGCCATGCTTCCATGGCTGTTTTTGTTGCCATTAATCTTGCTACTGCTGACATTGACATTCTATATGACAGTGACTG GTTGACCTATAAGCTCAAGATCAGGTTCATAGGATTCGCCAGAAGAAAGAAGTTGAAGTTTACATATTCTGCTCAGAG TGAAAGCTCTTTGTTAGAGTGA
- the LOC130749344 gene encoding disease resistance protein RUN1-like isoform X1 encodes MAADPYSHRSNSPSEYFNWDDLLDQNQTLRPKWVSTSPPPRSPPPPPVRVVNEVFWEHFLTERPGTSDELLRIHDVFLSFRGGDTRASFTSHLYAALQNAGIKVFRDDDSLPRGDQISTSLLQAIEESHISIVVFSTNYADSRWCLDELEKIMDCHRTIGQVVLPVFYDVNPSEVRHQTGEFGKKFHNHIKGDNLLLYPLGSRWKSWREALREAGGIAGFVVLNSRNESEAIENIVENITSLLDKTDMFIADNPVGVESRVQDMILLLDNQESNDVLLLGVRGMGGIGKTTIAKAIYNEIGRNFEGRSFLANIREVWEQDAGQVHLQEQLLFDIFKKTTKIHSIESGKNILKDRLCSKRVLLVLDDVNKLDQLNALCGSREWFGSGSRIIITTRDQHILRGNRVNQVYIMKEMDESESTDLFSWHAFKQASPREDFAELSRNVIEYSGGLPLALEVLGSYLFDRGVTEWKSVLEKLKTIPNDQVQKKLRISYDGLSDDKEKDIFLDIACFFIGMDRNEAIQILNGCKLFAEIGISVLVERSLLTVDNKNKLGMHDLLRDMGREIIREKSPKEPEERSRLWFHEDVIEVLSDQTGTKAIEGLALKLPVNNTKCFSTEAFEKMKKLRLLQLAGVKLEGDFKYLSRNLRWLCWRGFPLSFLPKNLRQENLVSIMLENSNIKHGWKDGQRMEMLKILNLSHSQHLTQTPDFSCMPNLEKLVLRDCTSLSEVSHSIGYLNKVLLINLKGCISLRNLPRSIYKLKSLKTLILSGCLMIDKLEEDVEQMESLTTLIADNTAITRVPYSLVRSKSIGYISLCGHEGLSRDVFPSIIWSWMSPTNNLSSLVQTSAGMSSLVSLNVSSSSSQGLSSIPVDLPKLQSLWMESGSELQLSRDAERILGALYAMNSSKELESTATTSEISNKETSGLMQCSCQVLDSGSKDSLKSLLFQMGMNCQATSILKESILENMAVRGSGLLPGDNYPDWSTFNSEGCSVIFEVPQVNGRSLKTIICVVHSSTTDDITSDGLQNVLVINCTKNTIQLYKRNALASFEDEEWQRVVSNIEPGNKVKMVVVFENGFTVKKTTVYLVYDEEKMEPCNAPYKNEIVFGGDEIESAVRKSSAQVESVNDLKQKQKRRKFQ; translated from the exons ATGGCGGCTGACCCATATTCCCATCGGAGCAATTCGCCATCTGAGTACTTCAATTGGGATGATTTGTTGGATCAGAATCAAACACTGCGGCCTAAATGGGTTTCAACTTCTCCTCCTCCCCGatctccacctccacctccagtTCGAGTTGTAAATGAAGTGTTTTGGGAGCACTTCTTAACGGAAAGGCCCGGAACTAGTGATGAGTTGTTGAGAATCCACGATGTGTTCTTGAGTTTCAGAGGGGGGGACACGCGTGCTTCATTCACTTCACATCTCTATGCCGCTCTTCAAAACGCAGGGATCAAAGTTTTCAGGGACGACGATTCCCTCCCAAGGGGAGATCAAATTTCTACCTCACTGTTGCAAGCAATTGAAGAGTCTCATATTTCAATTGTTGTTTTCTCGACAAATTATGCGGATTCGCGGTGGTGTCTGGATGAGTTGGAGAAAATAATGGACTGTCACAGAACCATAGGCCAGGTGGTTTTGCCGGTGTTCTACGATGTAAATCCCTCTGAAGTGCGGCACCAAACTGGTGAGTTTGGGAAAAAATTTCACAATCATATAAAGGGAGACAATTTGTTGCTATATCCTCTGGGTTCCCGTTGGAAGAGTTGGAGGGAGGCGCTTCGTGAGGCTGGGGGTATTGCAGGGTTTGTTGTTTTAAATTCCAG gaatgaaagtgaggctATTGAGAATATTGTTGAAAATATTACTAGTTTGCTTGACAAGACAGACATGTTCATTGCTGATAATCCAGTGGGAGTTGAATCTCGAGTGCAAGATATGATTCTACTACTAGACAACCAAGAATCAAATGATGTTTTATTACTTGGGGTTAGGGGTATGGGAGGGATTGGTAAAACAACCATTGCAAAAGCTATTTACAATGAGATTGGCCGCAATTTTGAGGGGAGGAGCTTCCTTGCAAATATTAGGGAAGTCTGGGAGCAAGATGCTGGACAAGTGCATTTACAAGAACAACTTCTGTTTGATATCTTcaaaaaaacaacaaagatACATAGCATTGAATcaggaaaaaatatattaaaggaTAGACTTTGCAGTAAAAGAGTACTTCTTGTACTTGACGATGTGAATAAATTGGACCAACTGAATGCTTTGTGTGGAAGTCGTGAATGGTTTGGTTCAGGGAGTAGAATAATCATCACAACCAGAGATCAGCATATACTGAGAGGGAATAGAGTTAACCAAGTTTACATAATGAAAGAAATGGATGAAAGTGAATCCACTGACCTTTTTAGTTGGCATGCATTCAAGCAAGCGAGTCCTAGGGAAGATTTTGCTGAACTTTCAAGAAACGTAATTGAGTATTCTGGGGGATTGCCACTAGCTCTTGAAGTCCTTGGGTCCTATTTGTTTGACAGGGGGGTAACAGAATGGAAGAGTGTATTGGAGAAACTCAAAACAATCCCCAATGATCAAGTACAGAAAAAGTTAAGAATAAGCTATGATGGTTTAAGTGATGATAAAGAGAAAGATATATTCCTTGACATAGCATGTTTCTTTATTGGGATGGACAGAAATGAAGCTATACAAATATTAAATGGCTGCAAACTTTTTGCAGAAATTGGAATAAGTGTCCTTGTTGAGAGAAGTCTTTTAACTGTTGATAATAAGAACAAGCTTGGAATGCATGATTTGCTGCGAGACATGGGAAGAGAAATCATTCGTGAGAAATCACCAAAGGAGCCTGAGGAGCGTAGCAGGTTATGGTTTCATGAGGATGTTATCGAAGTATTATCAGACCAAACT GGAACTAAAGCTATTGAAGGACTGGCTTTGAAGTTGCCAGTTAATAATACAAAATGTTTCAGCACTGAAGCAtttgagaagatgaagaaactCAGATTGCTTCAACTTGCTGGTGTAAAACTTGAAGGAGATTTTAAATATCTTTCAAGAAATCTGAGATGGCTGTGTTGGCGGGGATTTCCGTTATCTTTCCTGCCTAAAAACCTTCGTCAAGAAAATTTAGTTTCAATCATGTTAGAAAACAGCAATATCAAACATGGATGGAAAGATGGCCAG AGGATGGAGATGCTGAAAATTTTGAATCTTAGTCATTCTCAGCATTTGACACAGACCCCAGACTTTTCATGTATGCCTAATCTTGAAAAGCTTGTACTTAGAGATTGTACAAGCCTGTCTGAGGTTTCCCATAGCATTGGATATCTCAATAAAGTTTTACTGATAAATTTGAAAGGCTGTATTAGCCTTCGTAACCTTCCAAGAAGCATCTATAAGTTGAAATCTCTGAAAACTCTCATCCTTTCTGGATGTTTAATGATTGACAAGTTGGAAGAGGACGTGGAACAGATGGAATCTTTGACAACCCTGATTGCAGATAACACTGCAATAACAAGAGTCCCCTATTCATTAGTCAGGTCAAAAAGCATTGGATATATTTCTTTGTGCGGTCATGAAGGACTCTCTCGTGATGTGTTTCCTTCTATCATTTGGTCTTGGATGTCACCAACAAATAACCTCTCATCCTTAGTTCAAACATCTGCAGGCATGTCATCTCTTGTTTCTTTAAATGTATCAAGTAGTAGTTCCCAGGGACTATCATCTATTCCCGTGGACCTCCCAAAGCTTCAAAGTCTGTGGATGGAGTCTGGCTCAGAACTTCAACTTTCTCGAGATGCAGAAAGAATTTTGGGTGCCTTGTATGCTATGAATTCTTCTAAAGAATTGGAATCAACTGCAACTACATCAGAAATATCAAATAAGGAAACTTCTGGCTTGATGCAATGCAGTTGTCAAGTGCTTGATTCAGGATCAAAAGATTCCTTGAAATCTCTTTTATTTCAAATGGGAATGAATTGCCAAGCCACCAGTATTCTGAAAGAGAGCATTTTAGAG AATATGGCTGTTAGAGGGTCTGGTTTGCTCCCCGGAGACAATTATCCAGATTGGTCAACCTTCAACTCGGAAGGTTGTTCTGTGATTTTTGAAGTCCCTCAAGTGAACGGGCGCAGTTTGAAGACAATAATTTGTGTTGTCCATTCTTCTACCACAGATGACATAACATCAGATGGCCTTCAAAATGTGTTGGTGATAAATTGCACAAAGAACACAATTCAGCTCTATAAGAGGAATGCATTAGCCTCCTTTGAAGATGAAGAGTGGCAGAGAGTAGTATCAAATATTGAACCGGGTAACAAAGTAAAGATGGTGGTTGTTTTTGAGAACGGATTCACTGTGAAGAAGACAACAGTTTATCTTGTATATGATGAAGAGAAAATGGAACCTTGCAATGCACCATATAAGAATGAAATTGTTTTTGGTGGTGATGAAATTGAATCCGCTGTCAGGAAAAGCTCTGCTCAAGTGGAGTCAGTGAATGacttgaaacaaaaacaaaagagaaGGAAATTCCAATAA
- the LOC130749344 gene encoding disease resistance protein RUN1-like isoform X2, translating into MAADPYSHRSNSPSEYFNWDDLLDQNQTLRPKWVSTSPPPRSPPPPPVRVVNEVFWEHFLTERPGTSDELLRIHDVFLSFRGGDTRASFTSHLYAALQNAGIKVFRDDDSLPRGDQISTSLLQAIEESHISIVVFSTNYADSRWCLDELEKIMDCHRTIGQVVLPVFYDVNPSEVRHQTGEFGKKFHNHIKGDNLLLYPLGSRWKSWREALREAGGIAGFVVLNSRNESEAIENIVENITSLLDKTDMFIADNPVGVESRVQDMILLLDNQESNDVLLLGVRGMGGIGKTTIAKAIYNEIGRNFEGRSFLANIREVWEQDAGQVHLQEQLLFDIFKKTTKIHSIESGKNILKDRLCSKRVLLVLDDVNKLDQLNALCGSREWFGSGSRIIITTRDQHILRGNRVNQVYIMKEMDESESTDLFSWHAFKQASPREDFAELSRNVIEYSGGLPLALEVLGSYLFDRGVTEWKSVLEKLKTIPNDQVQKKLRISYDGLSDDKEKDIFLDIACFFIGMDRNEAIQILNGCKLFAEIGISVLVERSLLTVDNKNKLGMHDLLRDMGREIIREKSPKEPEERSRLWFHEDVIEVLSDQTGTKAIEGLALKLPVNNTKCFSTEAFEKMKKLRLLQLAGVKLEGDFKYLSRNLRWLCWRGFPLSFLPKNLRQENLVSIMLENSNIKHGWKDGQRMEMLKILNLSHSQHLTQTPDFSCMPNLEKLVLRDCTSLSEVSHSIGYLNKVLLINLKGCISLRNLPRSIYKLKSLKTLILSGCLMIDKLEEDVEQMESLTTLIADNTAITRVPYSLVRSKSIGYISLCGHEGLSRDVFPSIIWSWMSPTNNLSSLVQTSAGMSSLVSLNVSSSSSQGLSSIPVDLPKLQSLWMESGSELQLSRDAERILGALYAMNSSKELESTATTSEISNKETSGLMQCSCQVLDSGSKDSLKSLLFQMGMNCQATSILKESILEVSISPSLLSIEYGC; encoded by the exons ATGGCGGCTGACCCATATTCCCATCGGAGCAATTCGCCATCTGAGTACTTCAATTGGGATGATTTGTTGGATCAGAATCAAACACTGCGGCCTAAATGGGTTTCAACTTCTCCTCCTCCCCGatctccacctccacctccagtTCGAGTTGTAAATGAAGTGTTTTGGGAGCACTTCTTAACGGAAAGGCCCGGAACTAGTGATGAGTTGTTGAGAATCCACGATGTGTTCTTGAGTTTCAGAGGGGGGGACACGCGTGCTTCATTCACTTCACATCTCTATGCCGCTCTTCAAAACGCAGGGATCAAAGTTTTCAGGGACGACGATTCCCTCCCAAGGGGAGATCAAATTTCTACCTCACTGTTGCAAGCAATTGAAGAGTCTCATATTTCAATTGTTGTTTTCTCGACAAATTATGCGGATTCGCGGTGGTGTCTGGATGAGTTGGAGAAAATAATGGACTGTCACAGAACCATAGGCCAGGTGGTTTTGCCGGTGTTCTACGATGTAAATCCCTCTGAAGTGCGGCACCAAACTGGTGAGTTTGGGAAAAAATTTCACAATCATATAAAGGGAGACAATTTGTTGCTATATCCTCTGGGTTCCCGTTGGAAGAGTTGGAGGGAGGCGCTTCGTGAGGCTGGGGGTATTGCAGGGTTTGTTGTTTTAAATTCCAG gaatgaaagtgaggctATTGAGAATATTGTTGAAAATATTACTAGTTTGCTTGACAAGACAGACATGTTCATTGCTGATAATCCAGTGGGAGTTGAATCTCGAGTGCAAGATATGATTCTACTACTAGACAACCAAGAATCAAATGATGTTTTATTACTTGGGGTTAGGGGTATGGGAGGGATTGGTAAAACAACCATTGCAAAAGCTATTTACAATGAGATTGGCCGCAATTTTGAGGGGAGGAGCTTCCTTGCAAATATTAGGGAAGTCTGGGAGCAAGATGCTGGACAAGTGCATTTACAAGAACAACTTCTGTTTGATATCTTcaaaaaaacaacaaagatACATAGCATTGAATcaggaaaaaatatattaaaggaTAGACTTTGCAGTAAAAGAGTACTTCTTGTACTTGACGATGTGAATAAATTGGACCAACTGAATGCTTTGTGTGGAAGTCGTGAATGGTTTGGTTCAGGGAGTAGAATAATCATCACAACCAGAGATCAGCATATACTGAGAGGGAATAGAGTTAACCAAGTTTACATAATGAAAGAAATGGATGAAAGTGAATCCACTGACCTTTTTAGTTGGCATGCATTCAAGCAAGCGAGTCCTAGGGAAGATTTTGCTGAACTTTCAAGAAACGTAATTGAGTATTCTGGGGGATTGCCACTAGCTCTTGAAGTCCTTGGGTCCTATTTGTTTGACAGGGGGGTAACAGAATGGAAGAGTGTATTGGAGAAACTCAAAACAATCCCCAATGATCAAGTACAGAAAAAGTTAAGAATAAGCTATGATGGTTTAAGTGATGATAAAGAGAAAGATATATTCCTTGACATAGCATGTTTCTTTATTGGGATGGACAGAAATGAAGCTATACAAATATTAAATGGCTGCAAACTTTTTGCAGAAATTGGAATAAGTGTCCTTGTTGAGAGAAGTCTTTTAACTGTTGATAATAAGAACAAGCTTGGAATGCATGATTTGCTGCGAGACATGGGAAGAGAAATCATTCGTGAGAAATCACCAAAGGAGCCTGAGGAGCGTAGCAGGTTATGGTTTCATGAGGATGTTATCGAAGTATTATCAGACCAAACT GGAACTAAAGCTATTGAAGGACTGGCTTTGAAGTTGCCAGTTAATAATACAAAATGTTTCAGCACTGAAGCAtttgagaagatgaagaaactCAGATTGCTTCAACTTGCTGGTGTAAAACTTGAAGGAGATTTTAAATATCTTTCAAGAAATCTGAGATGGCTGTGTTGGCGGGGATTTCCGTTATCTTTCCTGCCTAAAAACCTTCGTCAAGAAAATTTAGTTTCAATCATGTTAGAAAACAGCAATATCAAACATGGATGGAAAGATGGCCAG AGGATGGAGATGCTGAAAATTTTGAATCTTAGTCATTCTCAGCATTTGACACAGACCCCAGACTTTTCATGTATGCCTAATCTTGAAAAGCTTGTACTTAGAGATTGTACAAGCCTGTCTGAGGTTTCCCATAGCATTGGATATCTCAATAAAGTTTTACTGATAAATTTGAAAGGCTGTATTAGCCTTCGTAACCTTCCAAGAAGCATCTATAAGTTGAAATCTCTGAAAACTCTCATCCTTTCTGGATGTTTAATGATTGACAAGTTGGAAGAGGACGTGGAACAGATGGAATCTTTGACAACCCTGATTGCAGATAACACTGCAATAACAAGAGTCCCCTATTCATTAGTCAGGTCAAAAAGCATTGGATATATTTCTTTGTGCGGTCATGAAGGACTCTCTCGTGATGTGTTTCCTTCTATCATTTGGTCTTGGATGTCACCAACAAATAACCTCTCATCCTTAGTTCAAACATCTGCAGGCATGTCATCTCTTGTTTCTTTAAATGTATCAAGTAGTAGTTCCCAGGGACTATCATCTATTCCCGTGGACCTCCCAAAGCTTCAAAGTCTGTGGATGGAGTCTGGCTCAGAACTTCAACTTTCTCGAGATGCAGAAAGAATTTTGGGTGCCTTGTATGCTATGAATTCTTCTAAAGAATTGGAATCAACTGCAACTACATCAGAAATATCAAATAAGGAAACTTCTGGCTTGATGCAATGCAGTTGTCAAGTGCTTGATTCAGGATCAAAAGATTCCTTGAAATCTCTTTTATTTCAAATGGGAATGAATTGCCAAGCCACCAGTATTCTGAAAGAGAGCATTTTAGAGGTTtctatctctccctctctcttgtCTATAG AATATGGCTGTTAG